The Merismopedia glauca CCAP 1448/3 region GCTAAAACCGTATTAGCCTATTTCAGCTTTCGCCAAGAACCAGATCTGAGTCCTTTATTTTGCTTACCTAAGCGTTGGGGATTTCCGCGCTGTCTGGGAGATACTCTCAGTTGGCATGATTGGACGCTGGGAGATGAATTAGAAGCTAACGGCTATGGAATACTAGAACCCAAAATCGACGCTCCTAGAATCGAGCCAGCCAAGGTAGATTTGATGTTAGTACCAGGGGTGGGATGCGATCGCTCTGGCTACCGATTAGGGTATGGTGGTGGCTATTACGATCGCCTCTTTAGTCTCCCTGAGTGGCAAAATATCCCTAGAATCGGCATCGTTTTTGATTTGGCTTATCTTTCTACACTTCCCAGAGATGTATGGGACTTTCCCC contains the following coding sequences:
- a CDS encoding 5-formyltetrahydrofolate cyclo-ligase, giving the protein MMNASKIELRRSLLETRLSLSRDVWRTKSNIICHHLQDSTLFTQAKTVLAYFSFRQEPDLSPLFCLPKRWGFPRCLGDTLSWHDWTLGDELEANGYGILEPKIDAPRIEPAKVDLMLVPGVGCDRSGYRLGYGGGYYDRLFSLPEWQNIPRIGIVFDLAYLSTLPRDVWDFPLTGLCTEVGILRSTDNKLL